In Porites lutea chromosome 7, jaPorLute2.1, whole genome shotgun sequence, a single window of DNA contains:
- the LOC140942592 gene encoding uncharacterized protein isoform X1: MCLKATTEIYEMLVCKKNMEIENVVVKPQKRKKIRRLKKRKYCALFGVERRDENDVPIKQRKTKTAAPENTTQFIMADKEVNEPFFITSPSSSSPASHCTSSPGSVRGTPLSERDFAFDSSEEDLVQDFEELDFDLDFFQRDYEATYNRIQEESLLALSQNELVTRYIELEGKEELLLKRCQELTNNQANQKKEECSFSRENSSSTSTTAHAVKIGEEKLLRQLEALQRENKSLKEENLRLKGFSSSAGLNRLS, translated from the coding sequence ATGTGCCTGAAAGCAACGACAGAAATTTATGAAATGCTCGTTTGCAAGAAGAACATGGAGATCGAAAATGTCGTTGTGAAGCCacaaaagaggaagaaaattcGGCGATTGAAGAAGCGAAAGTACTGTGCTCTGTTTGGCGTCGAGAGAAGAGACGAAAACGATGTACCCATTAAACAGCGAAAGACGAAGACCGCGGCCCCCGAGAACACAACGCAGTTTATCATGGCGGACAAAGAAGTGAACGAACCTTTCTTTATCACTTCTCCTTCGTCTTCGTCTCCAGCGAGCCATTGTACAAGCTCACCAGGATCAGTTAGAGGAACACCTCTGTCAGAGAGAGACTTTGCTTTCGACTCGTCTGAAGAGGATCTCGTTCAGGACTTCGAGGAGCTTGATTTCGACTTGGATTTCTTTCAAAGAGACTACGAAGCCACGTACAATCGTATACAAGAAGAAAGTTTACTGGCTCTGTCACAGAACGAACTAGTAACTAGATATATAGAACTTGAAGGAAAAGAGGAATTACTTCTCAAGCGTTGCCAAGAACTGACGAATAATCAAGCTAACCAAAAGAAAGAGGAATGTTCGTTTTCGAGGGAAAATTCGTCTTCAACAAGCACGACCGCGCACGCGGTAAAAATAGGAGAGGAAAAATTGCTTCGTCAGCTGGAGGCGTTACAGAGAGAAAACAAGTCACTCAAAGAAGAAAACTTGAGGTTAAaaggtttttcttcttctgcAGGGCTAAATCGCCTTTCGTAA
- the LOC140942592 gene encoding uncharacterized protein isoform X2, whose translation MCLKATTEIYEMLVCKKNMEIENVVVKPQKRKKIRRLKKRKYCALFGVERRDENDVPIKQRKTKTAAPENTTQFIMADKEVNEPFFITSPSSSSPASHCTSSPGSVRGTPLSERDFAFDSSEEDLVQDFEELDFDLDFFQRDYEATYNRIQEESLLALSQNELVTRYIELEGKEELLLKRCQELTNNQANQKKEECSFSRENSSSTSTTAHAVKIGEEKLLRQLEALQRENKSLKEENLR comes from the exons ATGTGCCTGAAAGCAACGACAGAAATTTATGAAATGCTCGTTTGCAAGAAGAACATGGAGATCGAAAATGTCGTTGTGAAGCCacaaaagaggaagaaaattcGGCGATTGAAGAAGCGAAAGTACTGTGCTCTGTTTGGCGTCGAGAGAAGAGACGAAAACGATGTACCCATTAAACAGCGAAAGACGAAGACCGCGGCCCCCGAGAACACAACGCAGTTTATCATGGCGGACAAAGAAGTGAACGAACCTTTCTTTATCACTTCTCCTTCGTCTTCGTCTCCAGCGAGCCATTGTACAAGCTCACCAGGATCAGTTAGAGGAACACCTCTGTCAGAGAGAGACTTTGCTTTCGACTCGTCTGAAGAGGATCTCGTTCAGGACTTCGAGGAGCTTGATTTCGACTTGGATTTCTTTCAAAGAGACTACGAAGCCACGTACAATCGTATACAAGAAGAAAGTTTACTGGCTCTGTCACAGAACGAACTAGTAACTAGATATATAGAACTTGAAGGAAAAGAGGAATTACTTCTCAAGCGTTGCCAAGAACTGACGAATAATCAAGCTAACCAAAAGAAAGAGGAATGTTCGTTTTCGAGGGAAAATTCGTCTTCAACAAGCACGACCGCGCACGCGGTAAAAATAGGAGAGGAAAAATTGCTTCGTCAGCTGGAGGCGTTACAGAGAGAAAACAAGTCACTCAAAGAAGAAAACTTGAG GTGA
- the LOC140942833 gene encoding heparan-sulfate 6-O-sulfotransferase 1-B-like, whose amino-acid sequence MNFPGKLKTCFISIFVVAVVTAFILMYACYNKACRQSVSAMSFVTSLRTPSNAREASKTSTNVVKAYPFDIEGNDVIVFLHIQKTGGTKFGKQLVKNLDIKSPCECIPKRKKCTCKRPNSKNIWLFSRYSLGWPCGLHADWTELQACVPRYMNSLEGKKPMRKYLYITILREPVSRFVSEFHCYQRGATWKNSLHTCNGRVPSKKELPPCYKGENWTDVTLPQFLGCFSNLAFNRQTRMLADLKLVGCYDTTAMPRDQREKILLDSAKKNLESMAYFALVEHQTESQYLFEKTFGMKFRHSFVQLSVEETRAGAITVDKQNLTRIQELNSLDIKLYSFAKNLFFERLEYFKSKGSSQIEDSYD is encoded by the coding sequence ATGAACTTTCCTGGGAAGCTAAAAACGTGTTTCATTTCTATCTTCGTGGTGGCTGTTGTCACTGCATTCATTTTGATGTATGCATGCTACAACAAAGCTTGTCGTCAAAGTGTTTCTGCGATGTCGTTCGTGACATCCTTAAGGACACCAAGCAATGCCAGAGAGGCTTCCAAAACGTCGACAAACGTCGTAAAAGCGTACCCTTTCGACATTGAAGGAAACGATGTAATAGTCTTTCTACATATACAAAAGACAGGAGGCACGAAATTCGGAAAGCAGTTGGTGAAAAACTTGGACATCAAAAGCCCGTGTGAATGTATTCCTAAGAGGAAAAAGTGCACTTGTAAGAGACCGAACTCAAAAAATATTTGGCTGTTTTCACGATATTCTTTGGGGTGGCCGTGTGGATTACATGCCGATTGGACCGAACTACAAGCTTGCGTTCCACGATATATGAACAGTCTCGAAGGAAAGAAACCAATGCGAAAATATCTTTACATAACAATCTTACGCGAGCCCGTATCGCGATTCGTCAGTGAATTTCATTGTTACCAACGAGGTGCAACTTGGAAAAACTCGTTACATACATGTAATGGAAGGGTTCCATCGAAGAAAGAGTTGCCTCCTTGCTACAAAGGAGAGAACTGGACTGATGTAACGCTGCCTCAATTTTTAGGCTGTTTTTCAAATCTTGCCTTCAATCGGCAAACGCGAATGCTCGCCGATTTGAAACTTGTAGGTTGTTACGATACTACGGCAATGCCACGCGATCAGAGAGAGAAAATTTTACTTGACAGTGCTAAGAAAAACCTCGAAAGCATGGCTTATTTCGCCCTGGTGGAACACCAAACTGAAAGTcaatatttatttgaaaaaactttCGGAATGAAATTCCGTCACTCATTCGTACAATTGAGCGTCGAAGAGACTCGTGCCGGTGCTATCACAGTTGACAAACAAAACCTCACTCGAATTCAAGAACTTAACTCATTGGATATCAAACTGTACTCCTTTGCGAAAAACCTCTTTTTTGAGagactggagtattttaaatcGAAAGGCAGCAGCCAGATCGAAGATTCATATGATTGA